Proteins encoded within one genomic window of Paramisgurnus dabryanus chromosome 13, PD_genome_1.1, whole genome shotgun sequence:
- the mms22l gene encoding protein MMS22-like, producing MEGEFSQSLTPPVSPSVLDHYCDSALSRPSCFTCAYEPGREESGRFSSHGYISRGALKRLLLKLDPAPADFEGDTVDIFDFPWVTETALVESTKLLFGLLRQKVLKLETLVQSSSHDFGQASSLHYEAEELRQQCVLFLNYVKVFIHRYLEPSHSTDDGLVHPYKDLEDQLPSVLVEELFSITLLIGRLKNLPANVQSAFTIQHQGKLFPPSWHLLHLHLDIHWSVLEILHLLEQRMAGQIVYAHQFVNLTGETLTNISLLEDQVNNLLCDLMGLAMNKYNKVRPTEILSTHHYHCLCTKELWILLIHLLEHRSKTIHTQSFWSYINALLQTVLKGVPSGDRDPGLPLHCKDPEGFTWWLLTHLAQLGMHNRNGVIQQEKQLEDNWAFAMELLKSSCDPKRATQEEQVRMIVHCCLSLSLIWGPNVSAVTTLWEYYNKNLNGSFTVPWLGVSGLGSISRSPLCLLQQAKSCCSPASVSSSVHTQLYRSTNSFHIFLRILALHLNQEHAGGAPWRQIKGRLYSKFHQRRMTELSDTGLLHFLLLFLVLAQCAELEDVASRACDLLAMLPADSMPPALRSLQWRGQLALVLLYLEKGLDVGALAEQLAAYFSQTAREFYLKTTEPSRKLALWVPLSSYLEGVSEVFETSPNLMLSEERLLNDGFGLLLPACRQSELSSALGFLQTVLAQLRRVQQRCSQPPHATDSPGRAPIPSVAKERHQAVAATLWSHFFPFLCSMRLSQTPPPQLADAAAGFTLLALDMPGSAPQKLQPHPIQSIMQCFGWDEMVHPLLVTHYLNHLLQNGELVTWVSSGPGSGSAQALCVRAWIRCVLQQYLHKSQDAPDTRAGRNLDEQLAELTRQVLRLPEVESVLQKASLHSAAVKEPKPAMALFIKAVGRSYCELQNLAERSTMVSRALEYVGDILKYIKPYLLNKSREGLQLSYWIVGCLVKHWSHLLATTKAQQLLFRIVDVLLLPHALLQQDSGAHAQMLSAIKDSLPLFLQGLSVAMGASQSQGAYLKQQLHSVINQYLSRFLPATPSTGAVVNHPVLLAACETTTTPQGEKLRRSILQVLRDNFLQFKGHAPPPRLAAVLSFLLELLKRNNDTDATLLTIPLPLVLRCLMLVNEPQVKRLSTEITQLVIERCTAAAGEQPCEHTTTVLRAFVEENEGVYDQQVYNVLEVVAVLHPATVTALIPFLSLSLRKTESKRGLGKNSSLRNGYKKLLALLGDGGQAEMISLEED from the exons ATGGAGGGCGAGTTCTCGCAGTCTCTCACCCCTCCCGTGTCCCCCTCTGTTTTGGATCATTACTGTGATTCTGCCCTCAGTCGACCCTCATGCTTCACCTGTGCATATGAACCGGGCAGAGAAGAGTCTGGAAGATTCTCCTCACATGGCTATATAAGCAGAGGGGCTCTTAAAAG GCTTCTGTTAAAGCTCGATCCAGCTCCCGCAGATTTCGAGGGGGACACGGTTGATATTTTCGACTTTCCATGGGTGACGGAAACAGCGCTGGTTGAATCTACCAAACTTCTGTTTGGCTTGTTGAG ACAAAAGGTGTTAAAATTGGAGACGCTGGTGCAGTCCAGCTCGCACGATTTTG gtcaaGCGAGCAGTCTGCACTATGAAGCAGAGGAACTCAGACAGCAGTGTGTGCTGTTTCTCAACTATGTCAAAGTATTCATTCACAG gtatTTGGAGCCTTCACATTCTACAGATGACGGTCTTGTTCACCCTTATAAAGACCTGGAGGATCAACTTCCCTCTGTCCTTGTGGAGGAGCTATTCAGTATCACTCTACTTATTGGACGTTTAAAAAATTTGCCAGCCAATGTCCAGAGTGCTTTTACGATTCAGCATCAGGGAAAG CTCTTTCCTCCATCTTGGCATTTATTGCATCTGCACCTGGACATCCACTGGTCTGTTCTAGAGATCCTGCATCTGTTGGAACAAAGGATGGCGG GTCAGATAGTTTATGCGCACCAATTTGTGAATTTGACTGGAGAGACGCTCACAAACATCAGCCTGCTTGAGGATCAAGTCAACAACCTGCTCTGTGATCTCATGGGTCTGGCCATGAACAAATACAATAAg GTGAGACCAACAGAGATTCTGAGTACCCATCACTATCACTGCCTCTGCACTAAGGAACTATGGATTCTTCTCATTCATTTACTGGAGCACCGGAGCAAAACCATACATACTCAG TCTTTTTGGAGTTATATAAATGCCCTGCTCCAGACTGTTCTGAAGGGGGTGCCTTCAGGAGACCGTGACCCCGGGCTCCCCTTGCACTGTAAAGACCCTGAGGGGTTCACTTGGTGGTTGCTTACACACCTGGCCCAGCTTGGGATGCACAACCGAAACGGTGTCATTCAGCAGGAG AAGCAACTTGAGGATAATTGGGCTTTTGCGATGGAGCTGCTGAAGTCTAGCTGTGATCCAAAG AGAGCCACCCAAGAAGAGCAAGTTCGAATGATTGTCCATTGCTGCTTAAGTCTCAGCTTAATATGGGGGCCAAACGTCAGTGCTGTGACAACACTCTGGGAATACTATAACAAAAATTTG AATGGCTCTTTCACTGTGCCTTGGTTAGGTGTGTCAGGACTGGGTAGCATCAGCAGGTCTCCATTGTGTCTGTTGCAGCAGGCAAAGAGCTGTTGTAGCCCTGCGTCTGTCAGCTCCAGCGTTCACACGCAGCTCTACCGCTCGACCAACTCTTTTCACATCTTCCTACGTATCTTGGCCCTTCACCTAAATCAGGAACATGCTGGCGGCGCCCCCTGGAGACAAATCAAGGGCAG ACTCTACTCAAAGTTCCACCAGAGGCGAATGACAGAGCTTTCAGACACAGGCCTGCTGCACTTCCTGCTGCTCTTCCTGGTCCTGGCGCAGTGTGCTGAGCTCGAGGACGTGGCCAGCCGAGCGTGTGACTTGCTTGCCATGCTGCCGGCTGACTCCATGCCCCCAGCCCTGCGCTCGCTGCAGTGGAGGGGCCAGCTGGCTCTTGTGCTACTCTATTTGGAGAAAGGATTAGACGTTGGCGCGTTGGCGGAGCAGTTGGCCGCCTACTTTAGCCAAACGGCCCGCGAGTTCTACCTGAAGACCACAGAGCCTTCTCGCAAGCTAGCTCTCTGGGTACCACTTAGCTCATACCTGGAAGGAGTGAGTGAGGTGTTTGAAACGAGCCCTAATCTTATGCTTTCAGAGGAGAGGCTTCTGAACGATGGCTTTGGACTGTTGCTGCCTGCCTGCCGCCAGTCTGAGCTCAGCTCCGCTTTGGGCTTCCTACAGACCGTGTTGGCGCAGTTACG GAGAGTTCAGCAGCGCTGCAGCCAGCCACCTCACGCCACAGACTCTCCCGGTCGGGCTCCGATCCCCAGCGTAGCTAAAGAGCGCCACCAAGCGGTGGCAGCGACACTCTGGTCCCACTTCTTTCCCTTCCTGTGCAGTATGAGGCTCTCGCAGACCCCCCCGCCTCAGCTCGCGGACGCCGCAGCAG GCTTCACACTGCTGGCATTAGACATGCCTGGCTCCGCCCCTCAGAAGCTCCAGCCCCACCCCATCCAGTCCATCATGCAGTGCTTTGGCTGGGATGAGATGGTCCACCCCTTGCTGGTAACCCACTATCTAAATCACCTGCTACAAAACGG AGAGCTGGTCACTTGGGTCAGCTCTGGACCAGGCTCAGGTTCAGCCCAGGctttgtgtgtgcgtgcctGGATCCGCTGTGTTTTACAGCAATACCTTCATAAAAGCCAAGATGCCCCAGACACAAGAGCAG GCAGAAATCTGGATGAACAGCTGGCTGAGTTAACCAGACAGGTCCTCCGGCTTCCAGAAGTAGAGTCTGTGCTCCAGAAAGCAAGCTTGCATTCTGCTGCTGTCAAAGAACCAAAACCTGCAATGGCTTTGTTCATCAAG GCTGTGGGCCGATCATACTGTGAGCTCCAGAATCTCGCAGAGCGCTCTACAATGGTGTCTCGAGCCCTGGAATATGTCGGCGACATCCTTAAATACATCAAGCCATACCTTTTGAACAAAAGCCGAGAGGGTCTACAGCTTTCCTATTGGATTGTTG GCTGCTTGGTCAAGCACTGGAGCCACCTGTTGGCCACCACCAAAGCTCAACAGCTGCTCTTCCGCATTGTAGATGTGCTGCTGCTACCCCACGCTCTCCTCCAGCAGGACAGTGGTGCACACGCTCAAATGCTGTCGGCCATAAAAGACAGTCTGCCCCTCTTCCTACAG GGTTTATCTGTAGCAATGGGTGCGTCCCAGTCTCAGGGGGCGTACCTGAAGCAGCAGCTGCACAGTGTTATCAACCAATATCTGAGCCGCTTCCTCCCAGCTACGCCTTCTACTGGGGCGGTGGTCAATCATCCTGTCCTGCTGGCAGCCTGCGAAACGACAACCACCCCTCAGGGGGAAAAACTTAGGAGAAGCATTCTGCAGGTGTTGAG AGATAACTTCCTCCAGTTTAAAGGCCACGCCCCTCCTCCTCGACTGGCAGCTGTTCTGTCTTTCCTATTGGAGCTGTTGAAAAGAAACAATGATACAGACGCCACCCTTCTCACAATACCCCTCCCTTTGGTGCTGCGCTGTCTGATGCTGGTCAACGAACCTCAGG TAAAGAGACTGAGCACAGAGATTACACAGCTCGTCATAGAGAGATGCACTGCTGCGGCTGGAGAACAGCCGTGCGAGCATACAACTACTGTACTACG GGCCTTTGTGGAAGAGAATGAAGGTGTATACGACCAGCAAGTGTATAATGTTCTGGAGGTTGTAGCCGTCCTTCACCCCGCCACAGTGACGGCTCTTATTCCCTTTCTGTCACTGAGCCTTAGAAAGACAGAGAGCAAGAGAGGCCTGGGAAAGAACTCCTCACTCAG GAATGGCTATAAGAAGCTGCTGGCCCTGCTTGGAGATGGTGGTCAGGCTGAGATGATCAGTTTAGAAGAAGACTGA